In Myxocyprinus asiaticus isolate MX2 ecotype Aquarium Trade chromosome 16, UBuf_Myxa_2, whole genome shotgun sequence, a single window of DNA contains:
- the LOC127453939 gene encoding DOMON domain-containing protein FRRS1L-like, which translates to MFLLHPLLQIFVLLDPTLWLAASASPTDDNVLRAGQGEHGEPGHEEPHKDSYSTFASEFLESRYLSDEGYPFPTAPPVDPFARIKVSDCGITKGCIRYGKPGCDAETCEYFLSYRRIGTDVEYEMSADTDGWVAVGFSSDKKMGGDDVMGCVHDDNGRVRIHHFYNVGQWAKEIKRNPARDEEGIFENNRVTCRFKRPLHVAREETLVDLHLSWYYLFAWGPAIQGSITRHDIDSPPVSDRMISIYKYEDIFMPATAYQTFNSPFCLLLIVALTFYLLMGTP; encoded by the exons ATGTTTCTTCTGCATCCGCTGTTGCAGATATTTGTGCTTTTGGATCCGACACTGTGGCTGGCAGCCTCAGCCAGCCCTACCGATGACAATGTTCTGCGGGCCGGCCAAGGAGAACACGGAGAGCCAGGGCATGAGGAACCCCATAAAGATTCCTATAGCACGTTCGCCTCAGAATTCCTCGAGTCCAGATACCTCTCAGACGAAG GTTACCCCTTCCCAACTGCACCGCCTGTGGACCCATTTGCCCGAATCAAAGTTAGTGACTGTGGAATAACCAAAGGATGCATCAG ATATGGGAAGCCAGGTTGTGACGCAGAGACCTGCGAATACTTCCTAAGTTACAGACGCATTGGCACAGATGTGGAATATGAGATGAGTGCGGACACTGATGGCTGGGTCGCTGTTGGTTTTTCCTCTGACAAAAAAATG GGAGGTGATGATGTTATGGGCTGTGTTCATGATGATAACGGCCGTGTACGGATCCATCATTTCTATAACGTGGGCCAGTGGGCCAAAGAAATCAAGAGAAACCCAGCACGGGACGAGGAGGGCATCTTTGAAAACAACCGTGTCACCTGCCGCTTCAAACGTCCTCTTCATGTCGCACGTGAAGAGACATTGGTGGACCTACACCTTAGCTGGTACTATCTGTTTGCCTGGGGACCTGCCATACAAG GTTCCATCACAAGGCATGACATTGACTCTCCACCGGTGTCAGATCGCATGATAAGCATCTATAAATATGAAGATATTTTTATGCCTGCCACAGCCTATCAGACATTCAACTCTCCCTTTTGCCTTCTTCTCATTGTTGCTCTTACTTTCTACCTGCTAATGGGCACACCATAA